The Solea solea chromosome 19, fSolSol10.1, whole genome shotgun sequence genome has a window encoding:
- the ccdc80l2 gene encoding coiled-coil domain-containing protein 80 yields MEKQLEDMEQKLLNCRLAERDTFIIIIIQNAMMEGRIQKTTFQGEATVESLDPDTVTRLLHYLELNSQEQAFTMLVLKKNLRVSERFPYPVRVEAILELIDQFPKRKLEKMTRYGANLRCITTKKKVVMKRKKIRRMRVLSPQRQGNGTSLVALPRKPPMDKKAALKSKIQDILSGRSRFVIRKAPAAGSTRGKDSSNGGQTVSNRLEKAKENSPPSVSKSDEERKKNSPDPSEEEGKKTHGEKNGEDKKEQNVKGDSQEKQSSKKKGKGRKGKKGKGRGKKSNKEASEKDKKALKEFLDSFKGTRRLMLISTPSRDATLYVQQKEENEKYYCDLAIRKITVATIVEGSDATLTLQHYKLESESPLTDLSETFDSGLISLLRAELRLSSSDLFSMTVTDYDIKSNRVFEAPPSSSALFEYIDNFSSRHSEKEKERESPPVCSKDKEPEEENSLLRFMSKRRLLIISAPSEDDYSFQQQLSAIRGQECHLGIRHFVMLQLTGTGDKASGKVELFPLNGRSQSEVEPLSRVMVNNMREQLKISKEYFSMLIVGKDGDVKTWFPSPMWSLENIYDLVDSMELRLHEEMLQKRLGIHCPEDRGRGGSEAGHYGGRVEERY; encoded by the exons ATGGAGAAACAGCTGGAAGACATGGAGCAG AAACTGCTAAACTGCCGTCTAGCAGAGAGGgacaccttcatcatcatcatcatccagaaCGCCATGATGGAAGGTCGGATACAGAAAACTACTTTCCAAGGAGAAGCCACCGTGGAGAGCCTCGACCCGGATACAGTTACCAGGCTGCTGCACTATCTGGAGCTTAACAGCCAG GAGCAAGCCTTCACGATGCTGGTCCTGAAGAAAAATTTGCGGGTCAGTGAGCGGTTCCCGTATCCAGTCCGCGTTGAGGCGATTTTGGAGCTCATCGATCAGTTCCCcaagaggaagctggagaagaTGACCAGATACGGAGCCAATTTAAG GTGTATCACCACTAAAAAGAAGGTtgtcatgaaaagaaaaaagattagAAGGATGAGGGTGCTGAGCCCTCAGAGGCAAGGAAATGGGACGTCTTTGGTGGCCTTACCACGAAAACCTCCCATGGACAAAAAGGCTGCCCTGAAAAGTAAGATCCAGGACATACTGAGTGGACGGTCAAGATTTGTTATTCGTAAAGCGCCTGCCGCGGGGTCCACAAGGGGAAAGGACTCCAGCAATGGTGGTCAAACTGTCTCTAACAGACTGGAAAAAGCGAAAGAGAACAGTCCTCCATCTGTGTCAAAGAGCgatgaagagaggaagaaaaacag TCCTGACCCCAGtgaggaagaaggaaagaaaacacatggaGAGAAAAACGGCGAggacaaaaaagaacaaaatgtaaAGGGCGACTCACAAGAAAAACAGAGCTCTAAGAAAAAGGGcaaaggaagaaaaggaaagaaaggaaaaggaagaggGAAGAAGTCAAATAAAGAAGCCAGTGAGAAGGATAAGAAAGCCTTGAAGGAGTTTTTGGACAGTTTTAAAGGAACAAGAAGACTGATG CTGATCTCAACACCCAGCAGAGACGCGACACTTTACGTccagcagaaagaagaaaacgAAAAATATTACTGTGACCTCGCGATCAGGAAGATCACTGTGGCGACCATAGTGGAAGGCAGCGACGCCACGCTCACACTGCAACACTACAAGCTCG AGTCCGAGTCTCCACTCACTGACCTATCCGAGACCTTTGATTCAGGCCTGATCTCCCTGTTGAGGGCAGAGCTCAGACTGTCGTCCTCTGACCTCTTTTCCATGACTGTCACTGATTACGACATCAAGTCCAAT AGAGTCTTTGAAGCTCCACCGTCAAGCTCTGCTCTGTTTGAGTACATAGACAACTTTTCTTCGAGGcactcagaaaaagaaaaggagagagagagtccacCAGTCTGCTCCAAAGACAAAGAGCCTGAAGAGGAGAATTCCTTGCTCAG GTTCATGTCAAAGAGAAGACTGCTGATCATCTCTGCTCCCTCTGAGGATGACTACTCTTTCCAACAGCAGCTCTCTGCTATCAGGGGACAGGAGTGTCACCTGG GTATTCGACACTTTGTCATGTTACAGCTGACTGGAACTGGGGACAAAGCCTCGGGAAAGGTTGAGTTATTTCCTCTAAATG GTCGCAGTCAGAGTGAGGTTGAGCCATTATCCCGCGTTATGGTAAACAACATGAGAGAACAGCTGAAGATCAGCAAGGAGTACTTCAGCATGCTGATTGTGGGCAAAGACGGTGATGTCAAGACGTGGTTCCCATCCCCCATGTGGTCCCTGGAAAACATTTACGACCTGGTGGACTCCATGGAGCTTCGTCTGCATGAGGAGATGCTGCAGAAGAGACTTGGAATCCACTGCCCTGAGGACAGGGGAAGAGGAGGCAGCGAGGCAGGACACTATGGAGGCAGGGTGGAGGAGAGATACTGA
- the fybb gene encoding FYN-binding protein 1 isoform X2 — MDKKTDVKAMMARFQAANTDETSSSTPAGRTKQPLQPTLSSGMTIQTKKPVLESLSGSAINHPPKPSFLKNTVATKSTTAVHEPNKTMALAGRFANIQDENNTNSKPLMGNKQHIPMKPPPLQPPEDKDQVEKPPLIKPSISSTLSNTKPAFPKPSPTAKPSWIKEDSGGGVPSTTSFPPKIPPSQQKPSSSLIKLWQQNEEQTGTTTDAANKPSPPTFKVPGNFKTPQDILNKEDKNDQPDSDGVKNTSSKPPPKPPASKKPSMKRPSRESQPNSSNSEFTLGPKRNPLPNSLALGTAPAKPNRPPRVNLENFKKGAEASDNGPGTFKNTIIPTLPHSSHPSNHNNYVTPPPPPPPQAALPSLPPRHPGSMIQQEDFYDDLDELNSSAPPPLPPPTGHPSQRAKEDNSDDDGEMEEKKKAKKRLEAEKKEQKEREKKEQEIRKKFKLVGPIEVIHQGTAYEDCKGSKTDLGLKQGDSLDIIRVQGNPEGKWLGRMQDGSIGYVKTTSVKIDFNSLKNHQAQQEYDPEVYDDIETVSSENSGTKGPGVVLPPLPGDGEEIYDDVVNPNLDVSPLDNRFSSTKTRSFLRMFERSNRPVTTKDVPPPSQFTAQGNSDQAGGEEIYDDVDSPNMPPPLPSFPILKGKSKIEEVDQKKQKKLEKEEKDFRKKFKYDGEIQVLHQVTIVHSLTNKKWSGKELPLKAGETLDVIVKAVDNKLVCRNEEGKFGYVSTCYIVSDDGDIYDDIGDDCIYDND, encoded by the exons ATG GATAAGAAGACTGATGTAAAGGCCATGATGGCCCGTTTCCAAGCGGCAAATACTGATGAGACTTCCTCTTCTACACCGGCTGGACGAACTAAACAACCCCTACAGCCCACCCTCTCATCTGGCATGACTATACAGACCAAGAAACCTGTTCTGGAGAGCCTCTCGGGCAGTGCAATAAATCATCCTCCAAAGCCATCTTTTCTGAAAAATACAGTAGCCACAAAAAGCACAACTGCAGTACATGAGCCAAACAAAACTATGGCCCTAGCTGGCAGGTTTGCCAACATACAGGATGAAAACAACACCAACAGCAAACCTTTAATGGGTAATAAACAGCATATACCCATGAAGCCACCTCCTTTGCAACCTCCTGAAGATAAAGACCAAGTAGAGAAGCCTCCTCTCATCAAACCCTCCATAAGCTCAACCCTGTCCAACACCAAACCTGCCTTTCCCAAACCATCTCCCACAGCCAAGCCCAGCTGGATAAAAGAAGACAGTGGTGGGGGTGTGCCATCTACTACCAGCTTCCCACCAAAAATACCCCCATCACAACAAAAACCAAGCAGCAGCTTGATAAAATTATGGCAGCAAAATGAAGAACAGACAGGCACTACCACGGACGCCGCGAATAAACCTTCACCTCCAACATTTAAAGTGCCAGGCAATTTCAAGACTCCTCAGGATATATTAAACAAGGAGGACAAGAATGACCAGCCAGATAGTGATGGAGTCAAAAACACATCCTCAAAACCTCCTCCCAAACCTCCAGCCAGTAAAAAACCAAGCATGAAAAGGCCATCAAGGGAGTCTCAGCCCAACAGCTCTAACAGTGAATTCACATTAGGACCCAAGCGGAATCCCTTACCTAACAGTTTAGCTCTGGGTACTGCCCCTGCTAAACCTAACCGCCCACCCAGAGTCAACCtggaaaactttaaaaaaggtGCTGAGGCATCTGACAACG GTCCTGGCACCTTTAAGAATACCATCATTCCAACTCTCCCACACTCCTCTCATCCCAGTAACCATAACAACTATGtgactcctcctccacctccacctccacaggCTGCCCTCCCCAGTCTTCCCCCACGACATCCTGGCTCAAT GATCCAACAAGAAGATTTCTATGACGATCTTGATGAGCTGAACAGCTCCGCTCCTCCACCTCTACCACCACCCACag GTCACCCGAGTCAGAGGGCAAAG GAGGACAATTCGGATGACGATGGAGAAAT ggaagagaagaagaaggcaaAGAAAAGACTGGAGGCTGAGAAGAAGGAGCAGAAGGAACGTGAGAAGAAGGAACAGGAAATCAGGAAGAAATTTAAA TTGGTTGGCCCCATAGAAGTCATCCATCAGGGGACAGCTTATGAGGACTGCAAAGGGAGCAAAACTGACCTTGGTCTGAAGCAGGGAGACTCCCTGGACATCATCCGCGTACAAGGCAACCCAGAGGGAAAATGGTTGGGACGGATGCAGGATGGATCCA TTGGTTATGTGAAAACCACTTCAGTGAAAATCGATTTTAATTCCCTGAAGAACCATCAAGCTCAGCAAGAGTATGACCCTGAGGTCTACGATGACATCGAAACCGTCTCTTCTGAAAACAG TGGCACTAAAGGACCAGGAG ttgttcTGCCCCCTCTACCAGGAGATGGAGAAGAAATATATGATGATGTTGTTAATCCAAACCTGGACGTCAG TCCCCTGGACAACAGGTTTTCTTCCACGAAGACCCGCAGCTTCCTGCGGATGTTTGAGAGGAGCAATCGTCCTGTCACCACTAAAGA TGTGCCTCCACCCAGCCAGTTTACCGCACAGGGAAATTCAG ATCAGGCAGGAGGTGAGGAGATATACGATGATGTTGATTCACCGAATATGCCTCCACCTTTGCCCAG CTTTCCAATCTTAAAAGGCAAAAGCAAGATTGAAGAGGTGGAccagaagaagcagaaaaagttggagaaagaggagaaagactTCAGGAAGAAATTTAAA TATGATGGTGAGATACAGGTGTTGCATCAGGTGACCATCGTCCACTCACTTACAAATAAGAAGTGGAGTGGGAAAGAGCTGCCACTCAAAGCGGGGGAGACACTGGATGTCATTGTCAAAGCTGTAGACAACAAATTGGTCTGTCGCAATGAGGAGGGCAAGT TTGGTTATGTTTCCACCTGCTACATTGTTTCGGA tgaCGGTGATATCTATGATGACATCGGAGATG ATTGCATCTATGACAACGACTGA
- the fybb gene encoding FYN-binding protein 1 isoform X1: MDKKTDVKAMMARFQAANTDETSSSTPAGRTKQPLQPTLSSGMTIQTKKPVLESLSGSAINHPPKPSFLKNTVATKSTTAVHEPNKTMALAGRFANIQDENNTNSKPLMGNKQHIPMKPPPLQPPEDKDQVEKPPLIKPSISSTLSNTKPAFPKPSPTAKPSWIKEDSGGGVPSTTSFPPKIPPSQQKPSSSLIKLWQQNEEQTGTTTDAANKPSPPTFKVPGNFKTPQDILNKEDKNDQPDSDGVKNTSSKPPPKPPASKKPSMKRPSRESQPNSSNSEFTLGPKRNPLPNSLALGTAPAKPNRPPRVNLENFKKGAEASDNGPGTFKNTIIPTLPHSSHPSNHNNYVTPPPPPPPQAALPSLPPRHPGSMIQQEDFYDDLDELNSSAPPPLPPPTGHPSQRAKEDNSDDDGEMEEKKKAKKRLEAEKKEQKEREKKEQEIRKKFKLVGPIEVIHQGTAYEDCKGSKTDLGLKQGDSLDIIRVQGNPEGKWLGRMQDGSIGYVKTTSVKIDFNSLKNHQAQQEYDPEVYDDIETVSSENSGTKGPGVVLPPLPGDGEEIYDDVVNPNLDVSVPPPSQFTAQGNSDQAGGEEIYDDVDSPNMPPPLPSFPILKGKSKIEEVDQKKQKKLEKEEKDFRKKFKYDGEIQVLHQVTIVHSLTNKKWSGKELPLKAGETLDVIVKAVDNKLVCRNEEGKFGYVSTCYIVSDDGDIYDDIGDDCIYDND, translated from the exons ATG GATAAGAAGACTGATGTAAAGGCCATGATGGCCCGTTTCCAAGCGGCAAATACTGATGAGACTTCCTCTTCTACACCGGCTGGACGAACTAAACAACCCCTACAGCCCACCCTCTCATCTGGCATGACTATACAGACCAAGAAACCTGTTCTGGAGAGCCTCTCGGGCAGTGCAATAAATCATCCTCCAAAGCCATCTTTTCTGAAAAATACAGTAGCCACAAAAAGCACAACTGCAGTACATGAGCCAAACAAAACTATGGCCCTAGCTGGCAGGTTTGCCAACATACAGGATGAAAACAACACCAACAGCAAACCTTTAATGGGTAATAAACAGCATATACCCATGAAGCCACCTCCTTTGCAACCTCCTGAAGATAAAGACCAAGTAGAGAAGCCTCCTCTCATCAAACCCTCCATAAGCTCAACCCTGTCCAACACCAAACCTGCCTTTCCCAAACCATCTCCCACAGCCAAGCCCAGCTGGATAAAAGAAGACAGTGGTGGGGGTGTGCCATCTACTACCAGCTTCCCACCAAAAATACCCCCATCACAACAAAAACCAAGCAGCAGCTTGATAAAATTATGGCAGCAAAATGAAGAACAGACAGGCACTACCACGGACGCCGCGAATAAACCTTCACCTCCAACATTTAAAGTGCCAGGCAATTTCAAGACTCCTCAGGATATATTAAACAAGGAGGACAAGAATGACCAGCCAGATAGTGATGGAGTCAAAAACACATCCTCAAAACCTCCTCCCAAACCTCCAGCCAGTAAAAAACCAAGCATGAAAAGGCCATCAAGGGAGTCTCAGCCCAACAGCTCTAACAGTGAATTCACATTAGGACCCAAGCGGAATCCCTTACCTAACAGTTTAGCTCTGGGTACTGCCCCTGCTAAACCTAACCGCCCACCCAGAGTCAACCtggaaaactttaaaaaaggtGCTGAGGCATCTGACAACG GTCCTGGCACCTTTAAGAATACCATCATTCCAACTCTCCCACACTCCTCTCATCCCAGTAACCATAACAACTATGtgactcctcctccacctccacctccacaggCTGCCCTCCCCAGTCTTCCCCCACGACATCCTGGCTCAAT GATCCAACAAGAAGATTTCTATGACGATCTTGATGAGCTGAACAGCTCCGCTCCTCCACCTCTACCACCACCCACag GTCACCCGAGTCAGAGGGCAAAG GAGGACAATTCGGATGACGATGGAGAAAT ggaagagaagaagaaggcaaAGAAAAGACTGGAGGCTGAGAAGAAGGAGCAGAAGGAACGTGAGAAGAAGGAACAGGAAATCAGGAAGAAATTTAAA TTGGTTGGCCCCATAGAAGTCATCCATCAGGGGACAGCTTATGAGGACTGCAAAGGGAGCAAAACTGACCTTGGTCTGAAGCAGGGAGACTCCCTGGACATCATCCGCGTACAAGGCAACCCAGAGGGAAAATGGTTGGGACGGATGCAGGATGGATCCA TTGGTTATGTGAAAACCACTTCAGTGAAAATCGATTTTAATTCCCTGAAGAACCATCAAGCTCAGCAAGAGTATGACCCTGAGGTCTACGATGACATCGAAACCGTCTCTTCTGAAAACAG TGGCACTAAAGGACCAGGAG ttgttcTGCCCCCTCTACCAGGAGATGGAGAAGAAATATATGATGATGTTGTTAATCCAAACCTGGACGTCAG TGTGCCTCCACCCAGCCAGTTTACCGCACAGGGAAATTCAG ATCAGGCAGGAGGTGAGGAGATATACGATGATGTTGATTCACCGAATATGCCTCCACCTTTGCCCAG CTTTCCAATCTTAAAAGGCAAAAGCAAGATTGAAGAGGTGGAccagaagaagcagaaaaagttggagaaagaggagaaagactTCAGGAAGAAATTTAAA TATGATGGTGAGATACAGGTGTTGCATCAGGTGACCATCGTCCACTCACTTACAAATAAGAAGTGGAGTGGGAAAGAGCTGCCACTCAAAGCGGGGGAGACACTGGATGTCATTGTCAAAGCTGTAGACAACAAATTGGTCTGTCGCAATGAGGAGGGCAAGT TTGGTTATGTTTCCACCTGCTACATTGTTTCGGA tgaCGGTGATATCTATGATGACATCGGAGATG ATTGCATCTATGACAACGACTGA
- the pde6b gene encoding rod cGMP-specific 3',5'-cyclic phosphodiesterase subunit beta, translating to MSVKKEDVEKFLNGNPAFAKQYFAKTMSSASIAKVSGLSEKQIDFSQFQELSQVEESQIMYELIKDMQENINVEKVVFKILKRISALIHADRCSLFIYRQRNGIGELATRLFNINAEAELDDCVVPPDSEIVYPLDLGIVGHVALTKKNVNVKDVKEDQYFSSFVDELTEYETKNVLAAPILNGKDLVAVIMALNKRTGPHFTAEDEDLFLKYLKIATLNLKIYHLSYLHSCETRKGMLLLWSANKVFEELTDIERQFHKALYTVRAYLNCDRYSVGLLDMTKEKEFFDIWPVLMGEQPPYAGPVTPDGREVIFYKVIDYILHGKEDIKVIPNPAADHWALSSGLPTYVAETGFICNIMNAASDETFSFQTEPLDSSGWTIKNVLSLPIVNKKEEIVGVATFYNRKDGKPFDDQDEQLMEALTQFLGWSALNTDTYDKMNRLENRKDIAQDMVLYHVRCRDDEIQNILNTREVYDREPKDCEEDELLSILKKDLPPLINKYEIYQFHFSDFKCTEMDLVKCGIQMYYEVGVVKKFQIPQEVLVRFMYSVSKGYRRITYHNWRHGFNVGQTMFTLLTTGVLKRYYTDLEVMAMITAGFLHDIDHRGTNNLYQVKSGNPLAKLHGSSIMERHHLEFGKFLLADETLNIYQNLNRRQVEHVIHLTDIAIIATDLALYFKKRTMFQKIVDLSKTYEEEKKWVDFMSLETTRKEIVMAMMMTACDLSAITKPWEVQSKVALSVAAEFWEQGDLERTVLEQQPIPMMDRNKADDLPKLQCGFIDFVCTFVYKEFSRFHPQIQPMLDGILNNRKEWNAKKEEYEAKLKAIEEQTAAKDTTAASKAAANNPGGGGSKTCSVC from the exons ATGAGTGTGAAAAAGGAAGACGTGGAGAAGTTCCTCAATGGGAATCCTGCATTTGCTAAACAGTACTTTGCCAAGACGATGAGCTCTGCCTCTATAGCGAAGGTATCAGGACTCTCTGAGAAGCAGATTGATTTCAGTCAGTTCCAGGAGCTCAGTCAG GTTGAGGAAAGCCAAATCATGTATGAGTTGATCAAAGACATGCAGGAGAACATCAACGTGGAAAAGGTGGTCTTCAAGATCCTGAAAAGGATCAGTGCTCTCATCCACGCCGACCGCTGCAGCCTGTTCATTTACAGGCAGCGGAACGGCATCGGAGAGCTCGCAACCAGGCTTTTCAACATCAACGCGGAGGCAGAGCTGGACGACTGCGTGGTGCCGCCGGACTCTGAGATCGTCTATCCCCTGGACTTGGGAATAGTCGGCCATGTGGCCCTGACCAAgaagaatgtgaatgtgaaggatgtaaaagag GACCAGTATTTCAGCTCATTTGTGGATGAACTCACAGAATATGAGACCAAGAATGTTCTGGCTGCGCCCATCCTCAACGGCAAAGACCTGGTGGCAGTGATCATGGCTCTAAATAAAAGAACAGGGCCACATTTCACTGCTGAGGATGAAGAT ctttttttaaagtatCTGAAAATCGCCACATTGAACTTGAAGATCTACCATCTGAGTTACCTCCACAGCTGTGAGACACGTAAAGGAATG ctgctgctgtggtcgGCCAACAAGGTGTTTGAAGAGCTGACAGACATTGAGCGACAGTTTCACAAAGCCTTGTACACAGTCCGAGCCTACCTCAACTGTGACCGCTACTCCGTCGGCTTACTGGACATGACGAAGGAAAAG GAGTTTTTTGACATCTGGCCAGTGTTGATGGGAGAACAGCCACCTTATGCTGGCCCTGTAACTCCAGACGGACGG GAGGTCATTTTCTACAAAGTAATTGATTATATATTACATGGAAAAGAAGACATCAAAGTAATACC aaATCCAGCAGCAGATCACTGGGCCTTGAGCAGTGGCCTACCAACTTACGTTGCAGAGACTGGTTTT ATTTGTAACATCATGAATGCAGCTTCTGACGAGACGTTCAGTTTTCAG ACTGAGCCACTTGACAGCAGCGGGTGGACCATAAAGAATGTTCTCTCGCTGCCAATTgtcaacaaaaaagaagagataGTGGGTGTGGCCACCTTTTACAACAGAAAGGACGGAAAGCCTTTCGACGATCAGGATGAGCAGCTCATGGAG GCTCTGACCCAGTTCTTGGGCTGGTCGGCTCTGAACACCGACACTTACGACAAAATGAACAGACTTGAGAATCGGAAAGACATCGCTCAGGATATGGTGCTGTACCATGTCAGATGTCGGGATGATGAGATACAGAACATCCTG AACACCAGAGAGGTCTACGACCGTGAACCCAAAGACTGTGAAGAGGACGAGCTCCTCAGCATCCTG AAAAAAGACCTACCTCCACTGATCAACAAGTATGAGATCTACCAGTTCCACTTTTCGGATTTCAAATGCACAGAAATGGATCTGGTGAAGTGCGGGATCCAGATGTACTATGAGGTTGGGGTGGTCAAGAAGTTCCAGATCCCTCAAGAG GTGCTGGTTCGGTTCATGTACTCAGTCAGTAAAGGCTACAGACGAATCACCTACCACAACTGGCGCCATGGCTTCAACGTGGGACAGACTATGTTTACATTATTAACG ACGGGAGTGCTGAAGAGATACTACACTGACCTGGAGGTAATGGCCATGATAACCGCAGGCTTCTTGCACGATATTGATCACAGAGGGACAAACAACTTGTACCAAGTCAA ATCTGGAAACCCTCTGGCTAAACTACATGGCTCCTCCATCATGGAACGACACCATCTAGAGTTTGGAAAGTTTCTCTTGGCTGATGAG ACACTGAATATCTACCAGAACCTGAACAGGCGACAGGTGGAACACGTCATTCATCTCACGGACATTGCCATCATCGCCACTGACCTGGCTCTTTATTTCAA GAAAAGAACCATGTTCCAGAAGATTGTGGACCTTTCAAAAACAtatgaggaagagaagaagtgGGTTGACTTCATGTCTCTAGAAACAACCAGGAAAGAGATCGTCAT GGCTATGATGATGACCGCATGTGACTTGTCTGCTATCACAAAGCCTTGGGAGGTGCAGAGCAAG GTTGCCTTGTCTGTAGCGGCAGAGTTTTGGGAGCAGGGTGACTTGGAGAGGACAGTGCTGGAACAGCAGCCTATT CCCATGATGGACAGGAACAAAGCAGATGACCTTCCAAAGCTACAATGTGGTTTCATTGACTTTGTCTGCACCTTCGTCTATAAG GAGTTCTCCCGCTTCCATCCACAAATCCAGCCCATGCTGGATGGCATCCTCAATAACAGGAAGGAGTGGAATGCCAAGAAAGAAGAGTATGAAGCTAAACTCAAAGCTATAGAGGAACAGACGGCTGCTAAAGACACAACTGCTGCAAGTAAAG CTGCTGCAAACAACCCTGGTGGTGGAGGCTCCAAAACCTGCTCAGTGTGCTag
- the rbp4l gene encoding retinol binding protein 4, like: MGSSKLALLLVLVSCVERCLSASCVVDSFSVKQDFDPKRYSGKWYALQKKDPEGLFLQDNISAEYTIDDDGSMTASSKGRVTLFGFWVVCADMAAQYSVPDPTNPGKMFMNYQGLASYLSSGGDNYWIIDTDYDNYAITYACRTLNDDGSCSDGYSIVFSRNPRGLPPAMQRIVRQKQEEICMAGQFQPVLQSGAC; encoded by the exons ATGGGATCCTCTAAGCTGGCCCTGCTTCTGGTGTTGGTGTCCTGTGTCGAGCgctgtctctctgcctcctgCGTCGTGGACAGCTTCTCAGTCAAACAGGACTTTGACCCCAAGAGG TATTCAGGGAAGTGGTACGCGCTGCAGAAGAAAGACCCAGAGGGCCTGTTCCTGCAGGACAACATCTCAGCCGAGTACACCATCGATGATGACGGCTCCATGACCGCCTCCTCCAAAGGACGCGTCACTCTGTTTGG CTTCTGGGTGGTGTGTGCTGACATGGCTGCCCAGTACTCTGTCCCTGACCCGACCAACCCCGGCAAGATGTTCATGAACTACCAGGGACTGGCCAGCTACCTGTCCAGTGGAG GTGACAACTACTGGATCATCGACACCGACTACGACAACTACGCCATCACCTACGCCTGCCGCACTCTGAACGACGACGGCAGCTGCAGTGACGGCTACTCCATCGTCTTCTCCAGGAACCCGCGCGGCCTGCCTCCAGCCATGCAGCGCATCGTGCGTCAGAAGCAGGAGGAGATTTGCATGGCCGGACAGTTCCAGCCCGTCCTGCAGTCTGGAGCCTgctaa